One Molothrus ater isolate BHLD 08-10-18 breed brown headed cowbird chromosome 14, BPBGC_Mater_1.1, whole genome shotgun sequence DNA segment encodes these proteins:
- the AGTR2 gene encoding type-2 angiotensin II receptor, producing the protein MQSNYSLVVTTRESLQVLSTALTNSSAVSHSSPPCPLTSSDYQFSLIPALFSAVFVLGLVGNSVVVVVLCRHTGPKTVANIYIFNLAMADLLCLATLPFWATYYAQGYNWLFGSLMCKISSSVLCLNMFASIFFITCMSVDRYHAIVHPIHSQRRTPQQAYFVALVVWGLACLSSLPTFYFRDTYYVESLEVNACIMAFPYENYAQWSVATAFLKNTLGFFIPLAVITTCYIWIRRHLLKAQQFGKSRQKRDKVLKLVAAVVVAFLISWLPFHVLTFLNALAHMEVIASCAVMGLIDTALPFGICMAFANSCINPLLYCFIGNQFQEKLHRLFKRRVHQLSSHRESSSARRGSCFREPETPVGKEGEPESFL; encoded by the coding sequence ATGCAGAGCAATTACTCCCTGGTTGTCACCACCAGGGAAAGTCTCCAAGTCCTGTCTACAGCACTGACAAACTCATCAGCTGTGTCGCActcatcccctccctgcccccttACCTCTTCAGATTATCAGTTTTCACTGATTCCAGCCCTCTTCTCTGCGGTTTTTGTTCTTGGCTTGGTTGGCAACAGCGTGGTGGTTGTGGTGCTCTGTCGTCACACTGGCCCCAAGACAGTTGCTAATATCTACATTTTCAACCTGGCCATGGCAGacctgctgtgcctggccaCCCTCCCCTTCTGGGCCACCTACTATGCTCAGGGATACAACTGGCTCTTCGGGTCTCTCATGTGCAAGATCTCCAGCTCTGTCCTGTGTCTGAATATGTttgcaagtatttttttcattacgTGCATGAGTGTGGACCGGTACCACGCCATTGTCCATCCTATTCACTCCCAGAGGAGAACTCCACAGCAAGCTTATTTTGTGGCATTGGTTGTGTGGGGCCTCGCCTGCTTGTCCTCCCTCCCAACTTTTTATTTCCGAGACACTTACTACGTTGAAAGCTTGGAGGTCAATGCTTGCATTATGGCCTTTCCTTATGAGAACTATGCTCAATGGTCTGTGGCAACAGCCTTCCTGAAAAACACCCTGGGCTTCTTCATCCCCTTGGCAGTGATCACCACCTGCTACATCTGGATCAGGAGGCACTTGCTTAAAGCACAGCAGTTTGGGAAGAGCAGGCAGAAGAGGGACAAGGTCCTGAAGCTGGTGGCTGCTGTTGTCGTGGCCTTCCTGATCTCCTGGCTGCCATTCCACGTCCTGACGTTTCTGAACGCTCTGGCTCACATGGAGGTCATTGCCAGCTGTGCGGTGATGGGGCTCATCGACACAGCGCTGCCCTTCGGCATCTGCATGGCCTTTGCCAACAGCTGCATCAACCCCCTGCTCTACTGCTTCATTGGCAACCAGTTCCAGGAGAAGCTGCACCGCCTGTTCAAGAGGAGGGTTCACCAGCTCAGCAGCCACCGCGAGAGCTCCTCTGCCAGGAGGGGCAGCTGCTTCAGAGAGCCTGAAACCCCCGTGGGCAAAGAAGGGGAACCCGAGTCCTTCCTGTAG
- the LOC118698524 gene encoding nyctalopin-like has product MFFLVIFIFTCAAKAGLSLNVSNSCPSMCKCTPEETILCNRAGLKTLPGEIAPSTISLNLSNNYLRILNTNTFRNLTFLHSLWLDGNNLTFLTPGTFHALSRLQELHLSRNSRLTYLHANTFRGLLNLISLDLSHCNIFEIHPLLFSHLPSLERLDLASNNMRYVPQAFRNLSSLTRLSLEGNHIEAIGRDSLKDLETLNDLNLRKNRIWIIQNGAFSKLLRLDMLNLGHNFITDLPNQLFEGLIQLKTMHLEANRITAVDCTFRQLLNLRNLYLNNNQIFSISDSAFLHLNKLHFLHLSRNNLSSLPVHLFSSLPRLRYVFLSHNPWSCDCSALWLWRWKATLIQGLDCAFPGPANTTAAQQPLPGLLGDCPVPLEMATEDRCRVAGTSVAPRPPALPGQLILLALACHTWGWGTLLATF; this is encoded by the coding sequence ATGTTCTTTCTcgttatatttatatttacttgTGCAGCAAAGGCTGGGCTGAGTCTGAATGTCTCCAATTCATGCCCAAGCATGTGCAAATGTACACCTGAAGAGACCATCCTCTGCAACAGAGCTGGACTGAAAACCCTACCTGGAGAAATAGCACCATCCACCATCTCCCTAAACCTCTCCAACAATTATTTGCGGATTCTCAACACCAACACCTTCAGAAACCTGACTTTCCTTCACAGCCTCTGGCTAGATGGGAACAATCTGACTTTCCTGACCCCAGGAACTTTCCATGCTCTCAGCAGGCTGCAAGAGCTGCACCTCAGCAGGAACTCACGCCTCACCTACCTGCACGCAAACACTTTCAGAGGACTATTAAACCTCATCAGCCTGGATTTGTCCCACTGCAACATCTTCGAAATCCACCCACTTCTATTTTCACACTTGCCTTCTTTAGAAAGGCTTGATTTAGCCTCCAATAACATGAGGTATGTCCCACAAGCCTTTAGGAACCTCTCCAGCCTCACGAGGCTGTCCCTGGAGGGCAATCACATAGAGGCCATCGGCAGAGATTCCCTGAAGGACCTGGAAACCCTGAACGATCTCAATCTCAGGAAGAATCGGATATGGATCATCCAAAATGGAGCTTTCTCAAAGCTTCTCAGACTGGACATGTTAAATTTAGGCCACAACTTCATCACTGATTTGCCTAATCAGCTTTTTGAAGGATTGATCCAGCTCAAGACCATGCACCTTGAAGCCAACAGAATCACTGCTGTGGACTGCACCTTCAGGCAGCTGCTCAACTTGAGAAACTTGTACTTGAACAACAACCAGATCTTCTCCATCTCAGACTCTGCTTTTTTGCACCTAAACAAGCTGCACTTCCTTCACCTGAGCAGAAACAACCTCAGCTCGCTGCCGGTGCAcctcttctcctccctgcccaggctgaggtACGTGTTCCTGTCCCACAACCCCTGGAGCTGCGACTGCAGCGCGCTCTGGCTCTGGCGCTGGAAGGCCACGCTCATCCAGGGGCTGGACTGCGCCTTCCCGGGCCCTGCCaacaccacagcagcccagcagcccctccctgggctcctgggggACTGTCCCGTGCCCCTGGAGATGGCCACCGAGGACAGGTGCAGGGTGGCTGGCACCAGCGTGGCCCCCAGGCCCCCCGCCCTGCCCGGCCAGCTCATCCTGCTGGCACTTGCCTGCCACACgtggggatggggcaccctGCTGGCCACCTTTTAA
- the PLS3 gene encoding plastin-3 isoform X1 — MANTMQISKDELEELKEAFAKVDLNSNGFICDYELHELFKEASLPLPGYKVREIIQKLMIDGDKNKDGKISFEEFVYIFQEVKSSDIAKTFRRAINRKEGICAIGGTSELSSEGTQHSYSEEEKYAFVNWINKALENDPDCRHVIPMNPNTDDLFNAVGDGIVLCKMINLSVPDTIDERAINKKKLTPFIIQENLNLALNSASAIGCHVVNIGAEDLREGKPHLVLGLLWQVIKIGLFADIELSRNEALAALLRDGENLEDLMKLSPEELLLRWANFHLENAGWHKISNFSSDIKLTDFGNSVKDSRAYFHLLNQIAPKGQKEGEPQIDINMSGFNEKDDLRRAEFMLQQADRLGCRQFVTPADVVSGNPKLNLAFVANLFNKYPALTKPENQDIDWTLLEGETREERTFRNWMNSLGVNPHVNHLYGDLQDALVILQLYEKIKVPVDWNKVNKPPYPKLGANMKKLENCNYAVDLGKHPAKFSLVGIGGQDLNDGNPTLTLALVWQLMRRYTLNVLEDLGDGQKANDDIIVSWVNQTLKEAGKSTSIQNFKDKTISTSLAVVDLIDAIQPGCINYDLVKTGHLSEDDKQNNAKYAVSMARRIGARVYALPEDLVEVKPKMVMTVFACLMGRGMKRV; from the exons aCCTCAACAGCAATGGGTTCATCTGTGACTACGAGTTGCACGAGCTGTTCAAGGAGGCCAGCCTGCCTCTCCCTGGCTACAAAGTGAGAGAGATCATCCAGAAGCTCATGATTGATGGTGACAAGAACAAAGATGGGAAGATTAGTTTTGAAGAGTTCGTCTAT ATTTTCCAAGAGGTGAAAAGCAGTGATATCGCTAAAACGTTCCGGAGAGCCATtaacaggaaggaaggaatctGTGCCATTGGGGGCACCTCAGAGCTCTCCAGCGAGGGCACCCAGCACTCCTACTCAG AGGAGGAGAAATATGCCTTTGTAAACTGGATAAACAAAGCCCTGGAAAATGATCCCGACTGTCGGCACGTTATCCCAATGAACCCAAATACAGATGACCTGTTCAACGCTGTGGGAGATGGGATTGTGCTATG CAAAATGATCAATCTTTCTGTTCCTGACACAATTGATGAAAGAGCAATTAATAAGAAGAAACTCACACCATTCATAATTCAG GAGAACCTGAACCTGGCCTTGAATTCTGCGTCTGCCATCGGCTGCCATGTTGTCAACATTGGCGCGGAGGACTTGAGGGAAGGGAAGCCCCacctggtgctggggctgctctggcaggtcATCAAGATCGGCTTGTTTGCTGACATAGAGCTCAGCAGAAATGAAG CACTGGCTGCCTTACTTCGTGATGGTGAAAATCTGGAGGACCTTATGAAACTATCCCCAGAAGAGCTGCTCCTAAGATGGGCCAACTTCCACCTGGAAAACGCAGGCTGGCACAAAATCAGTAACTTCAGCTCAGATATCAAG CTTACAGATTTTGGCAATTCAGTAAAG GATTCTAGAGCCTATTTCCACCTCCTCAATCAAATTGCCCCCAAAGGGCAGAAAGAAGGAGAGCCTCAGATTGATATTAACATGTCAGGTTTCAAT gagaaggatGACTTGCGCAGGGCAGAGTTCATGCTGCAGCAGGCGGATCGGCTGGGCTGCCGCCAGTTCGTCACGCCGGCTGACGTGGTCAGTGGCAACCCCAAACTGAACCTGGCCTTCGTGGCCAACCTGTTCAACAAGTACCCAGCACTTACCAAGCCTGAAAACCAGGACATCGACTGGACCCTCTTGGAAG GAGAGACGCGTGAGGAACGGACCTTCCGCAACTGGATGAACTCCCTGGGTGTGAACCCCCACGTAAATCACCTCTATGG AGATCTCCAAGATGCACTGGTAATACTACAATTATATGAGAAGATCAAAGTTCCTGTTGACTGGAATAAGGTTAACAAGCCTCCATACCCTAAACTTGGAGCAAATATGAAAAAG CTGGAAAACTGTAACTACGCTGTAGACTTGGGAAAGCATCCAGCTAAATTCTCCCTGGTTGGCATTGGAGGGCAAGATCTGAATGATGGAAACCCAACGCTGACACTGGCCTTGGTCTGGCAGTTGATGAGAAG GTACACGCTGAATGTCCTCGAGGACCTGGGTGATGGTCAGAAAGCCAACGATGACATCATAGTCAGCTGGGTAAACCAGACCCTGAAAGAAGCTGGCAAGTCCACCTCTATCCAGAACTTCAAG GACAAGACCATCAGCACAAGCTTGGCAGTTGTGGATTTAATTGATGCCATCCAGCCTGGTTGTATCAACTATGACCTTGTAAAGACTGGTCACCTATCGGAAGATGACAAGCAAAATAACGCTAA GTATGCTGTGTCCATGGCAAGAAGAATTGGTGCCAGAGTTTATGCTCTTCCAGAGGATCTTGTGGAGGTGAAGCCAAAGATGGTCATGACCGTGTTCGCCTGCTTGATGGGCAGAGGAATGAAGCGAGTATAA
- the PLS3 gene encoding plastin-3 isoform X2: MANTMQISKDELEELKEAFAKVDLNSNGFICDYELHELFKEASLPLPGYKVREIIQKLMIDGDKNKDGKISFEEFVYIFQEVKSSDIAKTFRRAINRKEGICAIGGTSELSSEGTQHSYSEEEKYAFVNWINKALENDPDCRHVIPMNPNTDDLFNAVGDGIVLCKMINLSVPDTIDERAINKKKLTPFIIQENLNLALNSASAIGCHVVNIGAEDLREGKPHLVLGLLWQVIKIGLFADIELSRNEALAALLRDGENLEDLMKLSPEELLLRWANFHLENAGWHKISNFSSDIKDSRAYFHLLNQIAPKGQKEGEPQIDINMSGFNEKDDLRRAEFMLQQADRLGCRQFVTPADVVSGNPKLNLAFVANLFNKYPALTKPENQDIDWTLLEGETREERTFRNWMNSLGVNPHVNHLYGDLQDALVILQLYEKIKVPVDWNKVNKPPYPKLGANMKKLENCNYAVDLGKHPAKFSLVGIGGQDLNDGNPTLTLALVWQLMRRYTLNVLEDLGDGQKANDDIIVSWVNQTLKEAGKSTSIQNFKDKTISTSLAVVDLIDAIQPGCINYDLVKTGHLSEDDKQNNAKYAVSMARRIGARVYALPEDLVEVKPKMVMTVFACLMGRGMKRV; the protein is encoded by the exons aCCTCAACAGCAATGGGTTCATCTGTGACTACGAGTTGCACGAGCTGTTCAAGGAGGCCAGCCTGCCTCTCCCTGGCTACAAAGTGAGAGAGATCATCCAGAAGCTCATGATTGATGGTGACAAGAACAAAGATGGGAAGATTAGTTTTGAAGAGTTCGTCTAT ATTTTCCAAGAGGTGAAAAGCAGTGATATCGCTAAAACGTTCCGGAGAGCCATtaacaggaaggaaggaatctGTGCCATTGGGGGCACCTCAGAGCTCTCCAGCGAGGGCACCCAGCACTCCTACTCAG AGGAGGAGAAATATGCCTTTGTAAACTGGATAAACAAAGCCCTGGAAAATGATCCCGACTGTCGGCACGTTATCCCAATGAACCCAAATACAGATGACCTGTTCAACGCTGTGGGAGATGGGATTGTGCTATG CAAAATGATCAATCTTTCTGTTCCTGACACAATTGATGAAAGAGCAATTAATAAGAAGAAACTCACACCATTCATAATTCAG GAGAACCTGAACCTGGCCTTGAATTCTGCGTCTGCCATCGGCTGCCATGTTGTCAACATTGGCGCGGAGGACTTGAGGGAAGGGAAGCCCCacctggtgctggggctgctctggcaggtcATCAAGATCGGCTTGTTTGCTGACATAGAGCTCAGCAGAAATGAAG CACTGGCTGCCTTACTTCGTGATGGTGAAAATCTGGAGGACCTTATGAAACTATCCCCAGAAGAGCTGCTCCTAAGATGGGCCAACTTCCACCTGGAAAACGCAGGCTGGCACAAAATCAGTAACTTCAGCTCAGATATCAAG GATTCTAGAGCCTATTTCCACCTCCTCAATCAAATTGCCCCCAAAGGGCAGAAAGAAGGAGAGCCTCAGATTGATATTAACATGTCAGGTTTCAAT gagaaggatGACTTGCGCAGGGCAGAGTTCATGCTGCAGCAGGCGGATCGGCTGGGCTGCCGCCAGTTCGTCACGCCGGCTGACGTGGTCAGTGGCAACCCCAAACTGAACCTGGCCTTCGTGGCCAACCTGTTCAACAAGTACCCAGCACTTACCAAGCCTGAAAACCAGGACATCGACTGGACCCTCTTGGAAG GAGAGACGCGTGAGGAACGGACCTTCCGCAACTGGATGAACTCCCTGGGTGTGAACCCCCACGTAAATCACCTCTATGG AGATCTCCAAGATGCACTGGTAATACTACAATTATATGAGAAGATCAAAGTTCCTGTTGACTGGAATAAGGTTAACAAGCCTCCATACCCTAAACTTGGAGCAAATATGAAAAAG CTGGAAAACTGTAACTACGCTGTAGACTTGGGAAAGCATCCAGCTAAATTCTCCCTGGTTGGCATTGGAGGGCAAGATCTGAATGATGGAAACCCAACGCTGACACTGGCCTTGGTCTGGCAGTTGATGAGAAG GTACACGCTGAATGTCCTCGAGGACCTGGGTGATGGTCAGAAAGCCAACGATGACATCATAGTCAGCTGGGTAAACCAGACCCTGAAAGAAGCTGGCAAGTCCACCTCTATCCAGAACTTCAAG GACAAGACCATCAGCACAAGCTTGGCAGTTGTGGATTTAATTGATGCCATCCAGCCTGGTTGTATCAACTATGACCTTGTAAAGACTGGTCACCTATCGGAAGATGACAAGCAAAATAACGCTAA GTATGCTGTGTCCATGGCAAGAAGAATTGGTGCCAGAGTTTATGCTCTTCCAGAGGATCTTGTGGAGGTGAAGCCAAAGATGGTCATGACCGTGTTCGCCTGCTTGATGGGCAGAGGAATGAAGCGAGTATAA